The following proteins come from a genomic window of Hydractinia symbiolongicarpus strain clone_291-10 chromosome 2, HSymV2.1, whole genome shotgun sequence:
- the LOC130630018 gene encoding uncharacterized protein LOC130630018, translating to MVRNIELSVIITVFLNSMYVMHHLLSNSKSILKAHADNRYALPRGNEFMLIVDIILVTARCLYSNDIRMRLSCKTPFCFVLSNQNLLYHNSLKITGCIDTKFNGFISSQPGRISCPISSVPDHGIVTARNKSNFAKIKACGLTQNHYSFSIALQSGKKNNITYKRFIMKFLAILLCFLVAALAVHAVEETPKDDVEDTDIENEQMTANDSEADEESDASVYAYRGNYRRYVAHGRRYVGHGRRYVGHGRRYVGHGRRYVGYGKGYGRGVRYGHGKYGRKAYGDASYKGSYTYGGRRYGGHGRRYVGHGRRYVGHGRRYVGHGRRYVGHGRRYGGYGKGYGRGVSYGYGKYGHKAYGDASYKGGYTYGGRRYGGHGRRYVGHGRRYGGHGRRYVGHGRRYVGHGRRYVGYGKGYGRGVSYGHGKYGRKVYGDASYKGGYTYGGRRYGGHGRRYVVHGRRYVGHGRRFVGHGRRYVGHGRRYVGHGRRYGGYGKGYGRGVSYGHGKYGRKVYGDASYKGGYTYGGLRYGGHGRRYVGHGRRYVGHGRRYGGHGRRYVGYGNRYGNRGYGYGGRGYRYGHKVYGDEQ from the exons ATGGTTCGAAATATAGAG TTATCGGTAATCATCACTGTGTTTCTTAACTCTATGTACGTAATGCATCATTTGCTTTCTAATagtaaaagtattttaaaagcaCACGCTGATAACAGGTATGCATTACCTAGAGGAAACGAG TTTATGCTAATAGTTGATATCATTTTGGTAACAGCAAGATGTTTATACAGTAATGACATTCGCATGCGTTTATCTTGTAAAACtccattttgttttgtgttatcaAATCAAAATCTGCTCTACCATAACTCCCTTAAAATTACAGGTTGTATAGACACAAAATTTAACGGAT TCATTTCTTCACAACCTGGAAGAATTTCCTGTCCTATTTCTTCTGTTCCTGACCACGGTATTGTTACTGCAAGAAATAAAagtaattttgcaaaaattaaagcATGCGGCCTGACGCAAAATCACT ATTCATTCTCCATCGCCTTGCAAAGCGGAAAGAAGAATAACATTACTTATAAAAG GTTCATCATGAAGTTTTTGGCAATTCTCCTTTGTTTCCTTGTCGCTGCACTTGCTG TTCATGCAGTAGAAGAAACACCAAAAGACGATGTTGAAG ACACCGACATTGAAAATGAACAAATGACTGCAAACGACAGTGAAGCTGACGAAGAAAGCGATGCTAGTGTTTATGCCTACCGTGGAAACTACAGACGATATGTTGCACATGGTCGACGATATGTTGGACATGGTCGACGATATGTTGGACACGGACGTAGATATGTTGGACATGGACGAAGATATGTTGGATATGGTAAAGGTTATGGCCGTGGCGTAAGATACGGACATGGGAAATATGGACGCAAGGCCTACGGAGATGCGTCATACAAAGGTAGTTATACGTACGGTGGACGCCGATATGGTGGACACGGGCGAAGATATGTTGGACATGGTCGACGATATGTTGGACATGGACGAAGATATGTTGGACACGGTCGACGATATGTTGGACATGGCCGACGATATGGTGGATACGGTAAAGGTTATGGCCGTGGCGTAAGTTACGGATATGGAAAATATGGACACAAGGCTTACGGAGATGCATCATACAAAGGTGGTTACACGTATGGTGGACGTCGATATGGTGGACACGGACGAAGATATGTTGGACATGGTCGACGATATGGTGGACATGGGCGAAGATATGTTGGACACGGACGTAGATATGTTGGGCATGGACGAAGATATGTTGGATATGGTAAAGGATATGGCCGTGGCGTAAGTTACGGACATGGAAAATATGGACGCAAGGTTTACGGAGATGCATCATACAAAGGTGGTTATACGTACGGTGGACGTCGATATGGTGGACACGGGCGAAGATATGTTGTACATGGTCGACGATATGTTGGACATGGACGAAGATTTGTTGGACACGGACGTAGATATGTTGGACATGGACGAAGATATGTTGGACATGGACGAAGATATGGTGGATATGGTAAAGGATATGGCCGTGGCGTAAGTTACGGACATGGAAAATATGGACGCAAGGTTTACGGAGATGCATCATACAAAGGTGGCTATACGTACGGTGGACTTCGATACGGTGGACACGGGCGAAGATATGTTGGACATGGTCGAAGATATGTTGGACATGGTCGACGATATGGTGGTCACGGACGTAGATATGTTGGATATGGTAACCGATATGGTAATCGTGGATATGGATACGGTGGTCGTGGTTACCGCTATGGTCATAAGGTCTATGGAGATGAGCAATAA
- the LOC130630341 gene encoding tigger transposable element-derived protein 4-like yields the protein MATLPAKLRHSEKFVNTKYEALQQLEKGVSSNEVAAQFRVLKDTLSTWKKNKVKIMESFQSYLQGNKRRGPETYKSLNRTLMKWLLNLRSQNIPTNGPLLKEKANDLPLK from the coding sequence ATGGCGACTCTTCCAGCAAAACTTCGGCACAGTGAAAAGTTTGTGAACACAAAATACGAGGCACTCCAACAACTTGAGAAAGGAGTTTCATCAAATGAAGTAGCTGCACAATTTAGAGTTCTTAAAGATACTCTTTCCACCTGGAAAAAGAATAAAGTAAAAATCATGGAATCATTTCAAAGTTATTTGCAAGGAAATAAGAGAAGAGGCCCAGAAACATACAAATCATTGAATAGAACTTTGATGAAATGGTTGCTAAATCTACGAAGTCAAAACATCCCCACCAATGGTCCCCTTTTAAAGGAAAAAGCGAATGACTTACCTCTGAAGTAA
- the LOC130627391 gene encoding uncharacterized protein LOC130627391, protein MKFLTILLCFLVAALAVYAAEETPKEEIQDTEIENEQPVADDSDADQENDPSVYPYRGNYRYSKRYGVRGYRYGHSSRYGSRYTYGGVHKYGGRGRQYGGYSYGHGVRRGKYGNKVYGDATYGGRYAGHGRRYVGHGQRYVGHGRRYVGHGRRYIGHGRRYVGHGRRYVRYGKGYGRGISYGHGKYGRKVYGDASYKGGYAYGGRRYGGRRYVGHGRRYVGHGRRYVGHGRRYVGYGKGYGRGVSYGHGKYGRKVYGDASYKGGYTYGGRRYGGRPYGGRRYGGRRYGGHGRRYVGHGRRYVGYGKGYGRGVSYGHGKYGRKVYGDASYKGGYTYGGRRYGGRRYGGRRYAGHGRRYGGHGRRYGGYGNRYGNRGYGYGARGYRYGHKAYGDEQ, encoded by the exons ATGAAGTTTTTGACAATTCTCCTTTGCTTCCTTGTCGCTGCACTTGCTG TTTACGCAGCAGAAGAAACACCAAAAGAAGAAATTCAAG ATACCGAAATTGAAAATGAACAACCGGTCGCAGATGATAGcgacgctgaccaagaaaatgacCCCAGTGTTTATCCATACCGTGGAAACTACAGATACAGTAAGAGATATGGAGTTCGTGGATACAGATATGGGCATTCTTCCAGATACGGAAGTAGATACACATACGGAGGTGTTCATAAATATGGTGGACGTGGACGTCAATATGGAGGATATTCTTACGGACATGGAGTAAGACGTGGAAAATACGGAAACAAGGTTTATGGAGATGCAACATATGGTGGGCGATATGCTGGACATGGACGTCGATATGTTGGACATGGACAAAGATATGTTGGACATGGTCGACGATATGTTGGACACGGACGCAGATATATTGGACATGGGCGCAGATATGTTGGACATGGACGCAGATATGTTAGATATGGCAAAGGTTATGGCCGTGGCATAAGTTACGGTCATGGAAAATATGGACGCAAGGTTTACGGAGATGCATCATACAAAGGTGGTTATGCGTACGGTGGACGCCGATATGGTGGACGCCGATATGTTGGACACGGGCGAAGATATGTTGGACATGGACGAAGATATGTTGGACATGGACGCAGATATGTTGGATATGGTAAAGGTTATGGCCGTGGCGTAAGTTATGGACATGGAAAATATGGACGCAAGGTTTACGGAGATGCATCATACAAAGGTGGTTATACGTACGGTGGACGCCGATATGGTGGACGCCCATATGGTGGACGCCGATATGGTGGACGCCGATATGGTGGACACGGTCGAAGATATGTTGGACATGGACGCAGATATGTTGGATATGGTAAAGGTTATGGCCGTGGCGTAAGTTACGGACATGGAAAATATGGACGCAAGGTTTACGGAGATGCATCATACAAAGGTGGTTATACGTACGGTGGACGCCGATATGGTGGACGCCGATATGGTGGACGCCGATATGCTGGACACGGACGACGATATGGTGGTCACGGACGAAGATATGGTGGATATGGTAACCGATATGGAAATCGTGGATATGGGTACGGTGCTCGTGGTTACCGCTATGGTCATAAGGCGTACGGAGATGAGcaataa
- the LOC130630017 gene encoding uncharacterized protein LOC130630017 — MKFLAILVCFLVAALAVYAAEETPKEEIQDTEIENEQPVADDSDADQENDPSVYPYRGNYRYGKRYGVRGYRYGHSSRYGGLGYRYGGVHKYGGRGRRYGGYSYGHGVGRGKYGNKVYGDARYGGRYAGHGRRYVGHGRRYVGHSRRYVGHGRRYVGHVRRYVGYGKGYGRGVKYGHGKYGRKAYGDASYKGSYTYGGRRYGGHGRRYVGHGRRYVGHGRRYVGHGRRYVGHGRRYGGYGKGYGRGVSYGYGKYGHKAYGDASYKGGYTYGGRRYGGHGRRYVGHGRRYGGHGRRYVGYGNRYGSRGYGYGGRGYRYGHKAYGDEQ; from the exons ATGAAGTTTTTGGCAATTCTCGTTTGTTTCCTTGTCGCTGCACTTGCTG TTTATGCAGCAGAAGAAACACCAAAAGAAGAAATTCAAG ATACCGAAATTGAAAATGAACAACCGGTTGCAGATGATAGcgacgctgaccaagaaaatgacCCCAGTGTTTATCCATACCGTGGAAACTACAGATACGGTAAGAGATATGGAGTTCGTGGATACAGATATGGGCATTCTTCCAGATATGGAGGTCTTGGATACAGATACGGAGGTGTTCATAAATATGGTGGACGTGGACGTCGATATGGAGGATATTCTTACGGACACGGAGTAGGACGTGGCAAATACGGAAATAAGGTTTATGGAGATGCCAGATATGGTGGGCGATATGCTGGACATGGACGTCGATATGTTGGACACGGACGAAGATATGTTGGACATAGTCGACGATATGTTGGACACGGACGTAGATATGTTGGACATGTACGAAGATATGTTGGATATGGTAAAGGTTATGGCCGTGGCGTAAAATACGGACATGGAAAATATGGACGCAAGGCTTACGGAGATGCGTCATACAAAGGCAGTTATACGTACGGTGGACGCCGATATGGTGGACACGGGCGAAGATATGTTGGACATGGTCGACGATATGTTGGACATGGACGAAGATATGTTGGACACGGTCGACGATATGTTGGACATGGCCGACGATATGGTGGATACGGTAAAGGTTATGGACGTGGCGTAAGTTACGGATATGGAAAATATGGACACAAGGCTTACGGAGATGCATCATACAAAGGTGGTTACACGTATGGTGGACGTCGATATGGTGGACACGGACGAAGATATGTTGGACATGGTCGACGATATGGTGGTCACGGGCGAAGATATGTTGGATATGGTAACCGATATGGAAGTCGAGGATATGGATACGGTGGTCGTGGTTACCGCTATGGTCATAAGGCGTACGGAGATGagcaataa